In the genome of Magnolia sinica isolate HGM2019 chromosome 2, MsV1, whole genome shotgun sequence, one region contains:
- the LOC131237769 gene encoding protein MIZU-KUSSEI 1 → MRTIMAKTPHDSSFSSSSSRRHFQWRKKKDEEKEEREESLSFNSSSLLNCEDIKIGAPTTASAPRKKIGAGATVAALRIRSVLTGFAAKARWHLSSGLGNRVTGTLFGYRRGHVHFAFQDDPKTGPALLIELATPTSGLVREMASGLVRIALECDRTVEKKGVRLLDEPLWRTYCNGKKCGFAMKRECGPAEWKVLKAVGPVSMGAGVLPGNGAGSEGELMYMRARFERVIGSRDSEAFYMMNPDGNGGPELSIYLLRV, encoded by the coding sequence atgagAACAATCATGGCAAAAACCCCTCATGactcttcattctcttcttcttcttcaaggaGGCACTTTCAATGGAGGAAAAAGAAGGatgaagagaaggaagaaagagaagaatccCTCTCCTTCAACTCCTCTTCGCTACTCAACTGCGAAGATATAAAAATAGGAGCTCCAACTACAGCTTCAGCTCCTAGAAAGAAAATAGGAGCAGGGGCTACAGTTGCAGCATTGCGAATTCGGTCAGTTCTAACTGGATTCGCTGCCAAGGCGCGGTGGCATCTGTCATCGGGTCTTGGCAATAGGGTCACTGGCACTCTCTTCGGCTACCGTCGTGGACATGTGCACTTCGCATTCCAGGATGACCCCAAAACGGGCCCGGCCTTGCTTATCGAGCTGGCCACGCCCACGAGCGGTTTGGTCAGAGAGATGGCGTCGGGCCTAGTGAGGATTGCGCTGGAGTGTGATCGGACGGTCGAGAAGAAAGGGGTCAGGTTGCTAGATGAGCCGCTGTGGAGGACTTATTGCAACGGGAAGAAATGTGGGTTCGCGATGAAGCGAGAGTGTGGGCCCGCTGAGTGGAAGGTACTGAAGGCAGTGGGGCCCGTTTCGATGGGTGCAGGCGTGCTGCCGGGGAATGGAGCCGGGTCCGAGGGTGAGCTCATGTACATGAGAGCCAGGTTCGAGCGGGTTATCGGGTCCAGAGATTCAGAAGCCTTCTACATGATGAATCCTGATGGGAATGGTGGGCCAGAGCTTAGTATATATTTGCTGAGAGTTTGA